A region from the Variovorax sp. V93 genome encodes:
- the queG gene encoding tRNA epoxyqueuosine(34) reductase QueG, translated as MIVSHPLVARIQALARELGFSQIGIAGVDLSSAEEGLMQWLAHGFHGEMKYMATHGTRRARPAELVPGTVSVITARMDYLPRGTPPDDWQAVEFDRLARPGEAIVSVYARGRDYHKVMRARLAKLAERIAEEVGPFGHRAFTDSAPVLEAELASRSGQGWRGKHTLVLDRSAGSMFFLGEIYVDMALPESKPVSAHCGSCSACIDVCPTKAIVAPYRLDARRCISYLTIEHGGPIPLELRPLMGNRIYGCDDCQLICPWNKFAKKSALPDFDAREGLTGQSLAALFAWSEEDFLRFTEGSPIRRIGHERWLRNIAVALGNALRAGESGAAEALATRASDPSELVREHVAWALAQRPGR; from the coding sequence GTGATCGTCAGCCATCCACTCGTTGCTCGTATTCAGGCATTGGCCCGGGAACTCGGATTCTCCCAAATCGGAATCGCGGGCGTCGATTTATCGAGCGCCGAGGAAGGTCTGATGCAATGGCTGGCCCATGGGTTCCATGGCGAGATGAAATACATGGCAACGCACGGCACGCGCCGCGCCAGGCCGGCCGAGCTGGTGCCGGGCACGGTGAGCGTCATCACGGCGCGCATGGACTACCTGCCGCGCGGCACGCCGCCGGATGACTGGCAGGCCGTGGAGTTCGATCGCCTCGCGCGCCCCGGCGAAGCCATCGTCTCGGTCTATGCGCGCGGCCGCGACTATCACAAGGTGATGCGTGCGCGGCTGGCCAAACTGGCCGAGCGCATCGCCGAGGAAGTGGGCCCGTTCGGCCATCGCGCCTTCACCGATTCGGCGCCGGTGCTCGAAGCCGAGCTTGCCTCGCGCAGCGGCCAGGGCTGGCGCGGCAAGCACACGCTGGTGCTGGACCGCAGCGCGGGCTCGATGTTCTTCCTGGGCGAGATCTACGTCGACATGGCGCTGCCCGAAAGCAAGCCGGTCAGCGCGCACTGCGGCAGTTGCAGCGCCTGCATCGACGTGTGCCCGACAAAGGCCATCGTCGCGCCATACCGGCTCGATGCGCGGCGCTGCATTTCGTATCTCACCATCGAGCACGGCGGCCCGATCCCGCTGGAGCTTCGGCCCCTGATGGGCAACCGCATCTACGGCTGCGACGACTGCCAGCTGATCTGCCCCTGGAACAAGTTCGCGAAGAAGAGCGCGCTGCCCGACTTCGATGCGCGCGAAGGGCTGACCGGCCAGTCGCTGGCCGCGCTCTTTGCCTGGAGCGAGGAAGATTTCCTGCGCTTCACCGAGGGCAGCCCGATCCGCCGAATCGGGCATGAACGCTGGCTGCGCAACATCGCCGTGGCCCTCGGAAACGCACTGCGTGCGGGCGAGAGCGGCGCCGCAGAGGCACTGGCCACGCGGGCATCGGACCCGAGCGAACTGGTGCGCGAGCACGTGGCGTGGGCGCTGGCGCAGCGCCCCGGGCGCTGA
- the tsaE gene encoding tRNA (adenosine(37)-N6)-threonylcarbamoyltransferase complex ATPase subunit type 1 TsaE, translating to MADDHLPIVETPKNAGRTLHWRSEDDTGAFARALAASPALRDAFIALHGDLGAGKTTFVRHLLRALGIEGRIKSPTYAVVEPHEAPDGLAIFHFDFYRFNDPREWDDAGFRDIFAGPGLKLAEWPENAAGRTPIADLAIKIEAMTDDTRSVTLLANTPRGSDLLTQLGA from the coding sequence ATGGCTGACGATCACTTGCCGATTGTAGAAACGCCGAAGAACGCCGGCCGCACGCTGCACTGGCGCAGCGAGGACGACACCGGCGCCTTCGCGCGCGCGCTGGCGGCCTCGCCCGCGCTGCGCGATGCCTTCATCGCGCTGCACGGCGACCTCGGCGCCGGCAAGACCACCTTCGTGCGCCACCTGCTGCGCGCGCTCGGCATCGAGGGCCGCATCAAGAGCCCGACCTATGCCGTGGTCGAGCCGCACGAAGCGCCCGACGGGCTTGCCATCTTCCATTTCGACTTCTACCGCTTCAACGATCCGCGCGAGTGGGACGACGCCGGCTTCCGTGACATTTTCGCGGGACCGGGCCTCAAGCTCGCGGAGTGGCCAGAAAACGCTGCCGGCCGCACACCAATTGCCGACCTCGCTATTAAAATAGAAGCAATGACAGACGACACACGCAGCGTGACCCTCCTGGCGAACACTCCCCGCGGCAGCGACCTGCTGACGCAGCTCGGCGCATGA
- a CDS encoding N-acetylmuramoyl-L-alanine amidase, with protein MKASGLKRRVLLQGGSIALMLGVHQIARGATILAVRVWPAADYTRVTIESDARLHSQQLVVGSPPRLAVDIEGIDLNPELRDLVGKIKPGDPYINGLRVGQNAPKVVRIVFDLKQAVVPQVFSLAPIAAYKHRLVLDLYPEKAIDPMEALITERLREAPRGSSSGGNNGAVASAPAVPPPAAPSSGLAPDGGPPILVRPSPNVPAPRPVPDSIAPSPARPPAPPATAAGPAPDPLGELMAQQSTRPGPVMPPAPPIAPAVPAAPPAPVASARGGATASRTDRIIIVALDPGHGGEDPGAIGPNGTREKDIVLQIAHRLRDRINASSVNGNPMRAFLTRDADFFVPLGVRVQKARRVQADLFVSIHADAFTTPAARGASVFALSQSGASSSAARWLANKENEADKVGGVNVGNHEVQVQRALLDMSTTAQINDSLKLGGAMLGEIRGIGARLHKPAVEQAGFAVLKAPDIPSVLVETAFISNPEEEANLRSVSYQESLSDALMRGIQRYFAQNPPLARSRQL; from the coding sequence ATGAAGGCCAGCGGCCTCAAACGGCGTGTGCTGCTGCAGGGCGGCAGCATCGCGCTGATGCTCGGCGTGCACCAGATCGCGCGCGGCGCCACCATCCTCGCGGTGCGCGTGTGGCCCGCGGCCGACTACACGCGCGTGACCATCGAATCCGACGCGCGGCTGCATTCGCAGCAGCTGGTCGTGGGCAGTCCGCCGCGGCTGGCGGTGGACATCGAAGGCATCGACCTCAACCCCGAGCTGCGCGACCTGGTCGGCAAGATCAAGCCGGGCGACCCGTACATCAACGGCCTGCGCGTCGGCCAGAACGCACCCAAGGTGGTGCGCATCGTGTTCGATCTCAAGCAGGCCGTGGTGCCGCAGGTGTTCTCGCTGGCGCCCATTGCCGCGTACAAGCACCGGCTGGTGCTCGACCTCTACCCCGAAAAAGCCATCGACCCGATGGAAGCGCTGATCACCGAGCGCCTGCGCGAAGCACCGCGCGGCAGCAGCTCCGGCGGCAACAACGGTGCCGTGGCGAGCGCGCCCGCGGTGCCGCCGCCGGCCGCGCCCTCCTCGGGCCTCGCACCCGACGGCGGGCCGCCGATCCTCGTGCGGCCTTCGCCCAACGTGCCCGCGCCGCGCCCTGTGCCCGACAGCATCGCGCCATCTCCGGCCCGCCCGCCGGCCCCGCCGGCCACGGCGGCCGGGCCCGCACCCGACCCGCTGGGCGAGCTGATGGCGCAGCAGTCGACGCGGCCCGGCCCCGTCATGCCGCCCGCGCCGCCCATTGCGCCTGCCGTACCTGCGGCGCCTCCCGCGCCCGTCGCGTCCGCGCGCGGCGGCGCCACCGCGAGCCGCACCGACCGCATCATCATCGTGGCGCTCGATCCCGGCCACGGCGGCGAAGACCCGGGTGCCATCGGCCCCAACGGCACGCGCGAAAAAGACATCGTGCTGCAGATCGCGCACCGCCTGCGCGACCGCATCAACGCCAGCAGCGTCAACGGCAACCCGATGCGCGCGTTTCTCACGCGTGACGCCGATTTTTTCGTGCCGCTGGGTGTGCGCGTGCAGAAGGCACGGCGCGTGCAGGCCGACCTCTTCGTGAGCATCCACGCCGATGCGTTCACCACGCCCGCCGCGCGCGGCGCGAGCGTCTTTGCGCTCAGCCAGAGCGGTGCCTCGAGCAGCGCCGCGCGCTGGCTCGCCAACAAGGAAAACGAAGCCGACAAGGTGGGCGGCGTGAACGTCGGCAACCATGAAGTGCAGGTGCAGCGCGCGCTGCTCGACATGAGCACCACGGCGCAGATCAACGACAGCCTCAAGCTCGGCGGCGCCATGCTCGGCGAGATCCGCGGCATCGGTGCCCGGCTGCACAAGCCCGCGGTCGAACAGGCCGGCTTCGCGGTGCTCAAGGCGCCCGACATTCCCAGCGTGCTGGTCGAAACGGCATTCATCAGCAACCCCGAAGAAGAAGCGAACCTGCGCAGCGTCAGCTACCAGGAGAGCCTTTCCGATGCGCTGATGCGCGGCATCCAGCGCTACTTTGCGCAGAACCCGCCGCTCGCGCGCAGCCGCCAGCTCTAG
- a CDS encoding glycine zipper domain-containing protein, with protein sequence MMKARIWTTAAAATAVMALAGCASGPNQNLGTGIGALGGAAVGHAIGGNTGSTLGGAAIGGVIGNQVGRSVDERNYYESQRAYPPSGYYPYNGPRY encoded by the coding sequence ATGATGAAGGCACGAATCTGGACGACCGCGGCAGCGGCAACCGCGGTCATGGCGCTGGCGGGTTGCGCATCCGGTCCCAACCAGAACCTGGGCACCGGCATTGGCGCGCTTGGCGGTGCGGCGGTGGGCCACGCCATCGGCGGCAACACCGGCAGCACGCTGGGTGGTGCAGCCATTGGTGGTGTGATCGGCAATCAAGTGGGTCGCAGTGTGGACGAACGCAACTACTACGAGAGCCAGCGCGCGTATCCGCCGAGCGGCTATTACCCCTACAACGGGCCGAGATACTGA
- a CDS encoding DedA family protein: protein MEIISFLVDFILHVDKHLEAFVVAYGPWVYALLFLIVFVETGAVVMPFLPGDSLLFIVGALCGVGLMSFPLACAVLIAAAILGDQCNYSIGRYFGPKVFKWEDSRFFNRKAFDQAHAFYERYGGITIILARFMPFIRTFAPFVAGVAEMSRAKFTMFNVVGGLIWVLGIATAGYFFGNLPFVREHLDKIIWALIFVPGLIAIFGAWRASRAEKARAQLPSKA from the coding sequence ATGGAAATCATCAGCTTTCTCGTCGACTTCATCCTGCACGTCGACAAACACCTCGAGGCCTTCGTCGTGGCCTACGGCCCCTGGGTCTATGCGCTGCTCTTCCTGATCGTGTTCGTGGAGACCGGCGCGGTGGTGATGCCCTTCCTGCCCGGCGATTCGCTGCTGTTCATCGTGGGTGCTCTGTGCGGCGTGGGGCTCATGAGCTTTCCGCTGGCCTGCGCGGTGCTCATTGCCGCGGCCATCCTGGGCGATCAGTGCAACTACAGCATCGGCCGCTACTTCGGGCCCAAGGTCTTCAAGTGGGAGGACTCGCGCTTCTTCAACCGCAAGGCCTTCGACCAGGCCCACGCGTTCTACGAGCGCTATGGCGGCATCACGATCATCCTTGCGCGCTTCATGCCCTTCATTCGCACCTTCGCACCCTTCGTGGCCGGCGTGGCGGAAATGAGCCGCGCGAAGTTCACCATGTTCAATGTGGTGGGCGGGCTGATCTGGGTGCTGGGCATCGCGACGGCGGGCTACTTCTTCGGCAACCTGCCGTTCGTGCGCGAGCATCTGGACAAGATCATCTGGGCGCTGATCTTCGTGCCGGGCCTGATCGCGATCTTCGGTGCCTGGCGTGCATCGCGCGCAGAGAAGGCGCGCGCGCAATTGCCTTCGAAGGCTTGA
- a CDS encoding dienelactone hydrolase family protein encodes MTGRYIQIEATDGSGRFRGYLALPRSGSGPGLVIAQEIFGVNHTMREVADYYAEEGYVALVPDLFWRQQPDVELGYSEADWQRAFGFYQGFDEARGMEDMQASISALRARPEVSGAKVGVLGFCLGGKLAYLAACRTDADVSVGYYGVGIEAALDEADQIKRPLTLHIAELDKFCPPEARERIVQALRDRPGVTLHVYPGVDHAFARAGGEHFHKPSALMAHERSIAALKAAIGPHYDLSALWDKHCEYEFGTRNVDDTMSTMVAEPYVNHIPTMTGGVGYQALHSFYSNHFVNSNPPDTTLVSISRTVGATQVVDELLFSFTHTTEIPWMLPGVAPTGRRVEIPLLAVVKFRGDKLYHEHIYWDQASVLVQVGLLDPKLLPVAGVETARKLLDETLPSNTLMPG; translated from the coding sequence ATGACAGGTCGATACATCCAGATCGAAGCCACCGACGGCAGCGGCAGGTTTCGCGGCTACCTGGCCTTGCCACGCTCGGGCAGCGGCCCCGGCCTCGTGATTGCGCAGGAGATCTTCGGTGTCAACCACACGATGCGCGAGGTGGCCGACTACTACGCCGAGGAAGGCTACGTGGCGCTCGTGCCCGACCTGTTCTGGCGCCAGCAGCCCGATGTGGAGCTCGGCTACAGCGAGGCCGACTGGCAGCGCGCCTTCGGCTTCTACCAGGGCTTCGACGAGGCCCGTGGCATGGAAGACATGCAGGCCTCCATCAGCGCGCTGCGTGCCCGGCCCGAAGTGAGCGGCGCCAAGGTCGGTGTGCTCGGCTTCTGCCTGGGCGGCAAGCTGGCCTACCTGGCGGCCTGCCGCACCGACGCGGACGTGTCGGTGGGCTACTACGGCGTGGGCATCGAGGCCGCACTCGACGAGGCCGACCAGATCAAGCGGCCGCTCACGCTGCACATCGCCGAGCTCGACAAGTTCTGCCCGCCCGAAGCCCGCGAGCGCATCGTGCAGGCGCTGCGGGACCGCCCCGGCGTGACGCTGCACGTCTACCCCGGCGTCGACCATGCCTTCGCCCGCGCCGGCGGCGAGCACTTCCACAAGCCCTCGGCGCTGATGGCGCACGAGCGCAGCATTGCCGCGCTGAAGGCCGCCATCGGCCCGCACTACGACCTCTCGGCGCTGTGGGACAAGCACTGCGAGTACGAGTTCGGCACCCGCAACGTCGACGACACCATGTCCACCATGGTGGCCGAGCCTTACGTCAACCACATTCCCACCATGACCGGCGGCGTGGGCTACCAGGCGCTGCACAGCTTCTACAGCAACCACTTCGTCAACAGCAATCCCCCCGACACCACGCTCGTGTCGATCTCGCGCACGGTGGGCGCCACGCAGGTGGTGGACGAGCTGCTCTTCAGCTTCACGCACACCACCGAGATTCCGTGGATGCTGCCGGGCGTGGCGCCGACCGGCCGGCGCGTGGAGATTCCGCTGCTGGCGGTGGTCAAGTTCCGCGGCGACAAGCTCTACCACGAGCACATCTACTGGGACCAGGCCAGCGTGCTGGTGCAGGTGGGCCTGCTCGACCCGAAGCTGCTGCCGGTGGCGGGCGTGGAAACGGCGCGCAAGCTGCTGGACGAAACGCTGCCGTCGAACACGCTGATGCCGGGCTGA
- the mutL gene encoding DNA mismatch repair endonuclease MutL — translation MSALPSSIPSPERRPIRELPDELISQIAAGEVVERPASVVRELLDNALDAGARQVTVRLASGGVRLISVEDDGQGIPREELTVALRRHATSKIASLNDLETVGTMGFRGEALAAINAIAELSILSRFAGADGAFALDGRTGELRPVARAVGTTVEVRELFFATPARRKFLKTDATELAHCIEAVRRHALARPEVGFSVWHDGKLMEQWRAAERREQRLADALSDDFVAQSVAVEHLGGAVRVAGRAGIPDAARSRADQQFFYVNGRFVRDKVLSHAVRSAYEDVLHGQRQPVYALYLDIDPSRVDVNVHPTKIEVRFRDGREVHQAVRHAIENALAAPRAGDAVAPAAPQPFFKPNVPASGATWAQPGINFVAAERGAGDFEAMWPQRTGGSEPDSETGGSSPWPAAAAAFRAPAMGQPAESTAPSALSTNEQAWPLGRALAQLQGIYILAENSQGLIVVDMHAAHERIVYERLKTQLDGAAITSQPLLIPATFAATPQEVATAEACAAVLPTLGLEITPFSPRTLAVRAVPGTLADGDPVELARSVLAELAQHDASTVVQRAQNELLSTMACHGAVRANRKLTIDEMNALLRQMEATERSDQCNHGRPTWRQLSIRELDALFMRGR, via the coding sequence GTGAGTGCCCTTCCCTCTTCCATTCCGTCCCCCGAACGCCGCCCGATCCGCGAACTTCCCGACGAGCTGATCAGCCAGATCGCCGCGGGCGAAGTGGTCGAACGCCCGGCCTCCGTGGTGCGCGAGCTGCTCGACAACGCCCTGGACGCCGGTGCGCGCCAGGTCACGGTGCGGCTGGCTTCGGGCGGCGTGCGGCTGATCTCGGTGGAGGACGACGGCCAGGGCATTCCGCGCGAAGAACTCACGGTGGCGCTGCGCCGCCATGCCACCAGCAAGATCGCGAGCCTGAACGATCTCGAGACCGTGGGCACCATGGGCTTTCGCGGCGAGGCGCTCGCGGCCATCAACGCCATTGCGGAGCTCAGCATTCTTTCGCGCTTTGCGGGCGCCGATGGTGCCTTCGCGCTCGACGGCCGCACCGGCGAACTGCGGCCGGTGGCCCGCGCGGTCGGCACCACGGTCGAGGTGCGTGAACTGTTCTTTGCGACGCCGGCGCGGCGCAAGTTCCTGAAGACCGACGCCACCGAGCTGGCCCACTGCATCGAGGCCGTGCGCCGCCACGCGCTGGCGCGGCCCGAAGTCGGCTTTTCGGTGTGGCACGACGGCAAGCTGATGGAGCAGTGGCGCGCCGCCGAGCGGCGCGAGCAGCGCCTGGCCGATGCGCTCAGCGACGACTTCGTGGCGCAGAGCGTGGCCGTCGAGCACTTGGGCGGCGCGGTGCGCGTGGCCGGGCGTGCCGGCATTCCGGATGCGGCGCGCTCGCGTGCCGACCAGCAGTTCTTCTACGTCAACGGCCGTTTCGTGCGCGACAAGGTGCTCTCGCATGCCGTGCGCAGCGCCTATGAAGACGTGCTGCACGGCCAGCGCCAGCCCGTGTATGCGCTGTACCTCGACATCGACCCGTCGCGCGTCGACGTGAACGTGCATCCGACCAAGATCGAGGTGCGTTTTCGCGATGGCCGCGAGGTGCACCAGGCGGTGCGCCATGCGATCGAGAACGCGCTTGCGGCACCGCGCGCGGGCGATGCCGTCGCGCCGGCAGCACCGCAGCCCTTTTTCAAGCCGAACGTGCCCGCTTCGGGTGCGACCTGGGCCCAGCCGGGCATCAATTTCGTCGCGGCGGAGCGCGGCGCCGGCGATTTCGAGGCCATGTGGCCCCAGCGGACCGGCGGATCGGAGCCCGACTCCGAAACCGGCGGTTCTTCACCATGGCCCGCCGCCGCTGCGGCGTTCCGGGCCCCTGCCATGGGGCAGCCGGCCGAATCGACGGCCCCGAGCGCCCTGTCCACCAACGAGCAGGCCTGGCCGCTGGGCCGCGCGCTGGCGCAGCTGCAGGGCATCTACATCCTGGCCGAGAACAGCCAGGGCCTGATCGTGGTCGACATGCACGCGGCGCACGAACGCATCGTCTACGAGCGCCTCAAGACCCAGCTCGACGGCGCCGCCATCACGAGCCAGCCGTTGCTGATCCCGGCCACATTCGCGGCCACGCCCCAGGAAGTGGCCACCGCCGAGGCCTGCGCCGCGGTGCTGCCGACTTTGGGGCTGGAAATCACGCCGTTCTCGCCGCGCACCCTTGCGGTGCGCGCGGTGCCGGGTACCCTGGCCGATGGCGATCCGGTGGAGCTCGCGCGCAGCGTGCTGGCCGAGCTGGCGCAGCACGACGCCAGCACCGTGGTGCAGCGGGCGCAGAACGAATTGCTCTCGACCATGGCCTGCCATGGTGCGGTTCGGGCCAACCGCAAGCTCACGATCGACGAAATGAACGCTTTATTACGTCAAATGGAAGCCACCGAGCGTTCGGACCAGTGCAACCATGGCCGACCGACCTGGCGGCAGCTGTCGATTCGGGAGCTGGACGCGCTTTTTATGCGCGGCAGATAG
- a CDS encoding alpha/beta hydrolase, with protein sequence MKRWSLLASVLSLCALLAAGCSTFDEQQREWIFQPSDRSWGNTATMTEGMQDVWIDFQSSITGESARLHGLWLGGEPETTDRPVMLYLHGARYNVAGSAPRIQRMHELGFSVLAIDYRGFGKSSKGLPSEESAREDARAAWTWLAARHPRQHRYIFGHSLGGAIGIDLAASVNDESGTIVESTFTSIADVVSGFKWGWLPFGPFITQRFEAINRVKDIGAPLLVVHGTADSLINPTLGRKLYNAATVPKLFVLVEGGSHHNTNSIGEAQYRSALSQLFRMKPETTLASRQGEGTPVLRGTPSLPAAPTAPRTDSPALPQEARAKASASAQAI encoded by the coding sequence ATGAAACGCTGGTCCCTCCTTGCCTCCGTTCTTTCGCTGTGCGCCCTTCTGGCCGCCGGCTGTTCCACATTCGACGAACAGCAACGCGAGTGGATCTTCCAACCCAGCGACCGCAGCTGGGGCAACACCGCCACCATGACCGAGGGCATGCAGGACGTCTGGATCGACTTCCAGTCCTCCATCACCGGCGAATCCGCCCGCCTTCACGGCCTCTGGCTCGGCGGCGAGCCAGAAACCACCGACCGGCCGGTCATGCTGTACCTGCACGGCGCCCGCTACAACGTGGCCGGATCGGCGCCGCGCATCCAGCGCATGCACGAGCTCGGCTTCTCGGTGCTGGCCATCGACTACCGGGGTTTCGGCAAGAGCTCCAAGGGCCTGCCGTCGGAAGAATCGGCGCGCGAGGACGCCCGCGCCGCCTGGACCTGGCTCGCGGCCCGTCATCCGCGGCAGCACCGCTACATCTTCGGCCACTCGCTCGGGGGCGCCATCGGCATCGACCTGGCCGCCAGCGTCAACGACGAGAGCGGCACCATCGTCGAAAGCACCTTCACCTCCATTGCCGACGTGGTGAGCGGCTTCAAGTGGGGCTGGCTGCCCTTCGGCCCGTTCATCACGCAGCGCTTCGAGGCGATCAACCGCGTCAAGGACATCGGCGCGCCGCTGCTGGTGGTGCATGGCACCGCCGACAGCCTGATCAATCCCACGCTGGGCCGCAAGCTCTACAACGCGGCCACCGTGCCCAAGCTCTTCGTGCTAGTGGAGGGTGGATCGCACCACAACACCAATTCGATCGGCGAGGCGCAATACCGCTCGGCGTTGTCGCAGCTGTTCCGCATGAAGCCGGAGACCACCCTGGCTTCGCGGCAAGGGGAAGGCACGCCCGTGCTGCGCGGCACGCCATCGCTGCCGGCCGCGCCGACCGCTCCGCGCACCGATTCGCCGGCCCTGCCGCAGGAAGCGCGCGCCAAGGCCAGCGCCAGCGCGCAGGCGATCTGA
- the miaA gene encoding tRNA (adenosine(37)-N6)-dimethylallyltransferase MiaA, with amino-acid sequence MPPSAAASGLPENPTYIALAGPTASGKTAVALALARVRPIEIVSVDSALVYRGMDIGTAKPSPAEQAAVPHHLIDILDPRESYSAAAFVADATRLIGEIRARGALPLLVGGTMLYFKALFDGIDAMPAADAAVRARIDAEAAALGWPAMHARLAKVDPATAARLAPQDSQRIQRALEVWESSGQPLSSFHASDNKAAKAVDGGVLFSLEPEDRAWLHARIAERFDAMLAAGFLDEVRALRARGDLSTELPSMRCVGYRQAWEMLDACGGAQPDAKAMDELRERGIAATRQLAKRQITWLRSMPARTVIACDAPDAVQTAVQRMAGTTA; translated from the coding sequence ATGCCGCCCTCCGCTGCCGCCTCCGGCCTTCCTGAAAACCCCACATACATCGCGCTCGCGGGGCCGACCGCCTCCGGCAAGACGGCGGTGGCGCTCGCGCTCGCGCGGGTGCGCCCGATCGAGATCGTCAGCGTCGATTCCGCGCTGGTCTACCGCGGCATGGACATCGGCACCGCCAAGCCGAGCCCGGCCGAGCAGGCCGCCGTGCCGCATCACCTGATCGACATCCTCGACCCGCGCGAAAGCTACAGCGCGGCCGCCTTCGTGGCCGATGCGACGCGGCTGATCGGCGAGATCCGCGCCCGCGGCGCACTGCCGCTGCTGGTGGGCGGCACCATGCTCTATTTCAAGGCACTGTTCGACGGCATCGACGCCATGCCCGCGGCCGACGCGGCCGTGCGCGCGCGCATCGATGCCGAAGCCGCCGCGCTGGGCTGGCCCGCGATGCATGCACGGCTCGCCAAGGTCGACCCTGCGACGGCCGCGCGCCTCGCGCCGCAGGACAGCCAGCGCATCCAGCGCGCGCTCGAGGTATGGGAGAGCAGCGGCCAGCCGCTGTCGAGCTTCCATGCGAGCGACAACAAGGCCGCGAAGGCAGTGGATGGCGGCGTTCTCTTTTCACTCGAACCCGAGGACCGCGCGTGGCTGCATGCGCGCATTGCCGAGCGCTTCGACGCCATGCTGGCCGCCGGCTTCCTCGACGAGGTCAGGGCGCTGCGCGCACGCGGCGACCTGTCGACCGAGCTGCCCTCGATGCGCTGCGTGGGCTACCGGCAGGCCTGGGAAATGCTCGACGCCTGCGGCGGCGCGCAGCCCGATGCCAAGGCCATGGACGAGCTGCGCGAACGCGGCATCGCGGCCACGCGCCAGCTCGCCAAGCGGCAGATCACCTGGCTGCGCAGCATGCCGGCGCGCACCGTCATCGCCTGCGACGCGCCCGATGCCGTGCAAACGGCCGTTCAACGCATGGCAGGCACCACCGCATGA
- a CDS encoding ABC transporter ATP-binding protein — translation MTLRISGLAKHYGDVPVFENVALSVEPGEFVAIVGESGVGKSTLLNCMAGLDHWDAGTVMHDGTDIGALDGEACALWRRRHVGFVFQAFHVLPHLDVAQNVSLPLMLLGGKRDEGRVAHMLDAVGLPGMGARLPQTLSGGQLQRVAIARALVHRPALLLADEPTGNLDPGTASKVMELLIGQTREHGASLVLVTHSESAAARADRLLHLTAEGIRA, via the coding sequence ATGACGCTGCGCATTTCCGGGCTCGCCAAGCACTACGGCGACGTGCCCGTGTTCGAGAACGTGGCGCTCAGCGTCGAACCCGGCGAGTTCGTCGCGATCGTGGGCGAATCGGGCGTCGGCAAGTCGACGCTGCTCAACTGCATGGCCGGGCTCGACCACTGGGACGCGGGCACGGTCATGCACGACGGCACCGACATCGGCGCGCTCGACGGCGAAGCCTGCGCGCTCTGGCGCCGGCGCCATGTGGGTTTCGTGTTCCAGGCCTTCCACGTGCTGCCGCACCTGGACGTGGCGCAGAACGTCTCGCTGCCGCTGATGCTGCTGGGCGGCAAGCGCGATGAAGGCCGCGTCGCGCACATGCTCGACGCGGTGGGCCTGCCCGGCATGGGCGCGCGCCTGCCGCAGACGCTCTCGGGCGGCCAGCTGCAGCGCGTCGCGATCGCGCGCGCGCTGGTGCACCGGCCCGCCCTGCTGCTGGCCGACGAGCCCACCGGCAACCTCGACCCGGGCACCGCTTCGAAGGTGATGGAACTGCTGATCGGCCAGACGCGCGAGCACGGCGCCTCGCTGGTGCTGGTGACGCATTCGGAGAGCGCGGCAGCCCGCGCGGACCGCCTGCTGCACCTCACGGCCGAGGGAATACGCGCCTGA